The proteins below are encoded in one region of Bacteroides uniformis:
- a CDS encoding bifunctional metallophosphatase/5'-nucleotidase — translation MKHMYSLAALLLFMLPASAQQEGRVITEEPLCLVSADSVSSGQSGKQLFILHTSDTHSRIEPISAEAADEYAGMGGVVRRAGFVKQFRGKHPDMLLLDCGDISQGTPYYNFFKGELEVKMMNLMGYDAMTIGNHEFDFGLENMAELFRMADFPVVCSNYDVTGTVLEGLVKPYITLVREGVKIGIFGLAPKMEGLVQADKCIGIVYNDPIKVAQEMTDLLREKENCEVVICMSHLGIRSANPEGASDENLVGKTRGIDVILGGHSHTFMEKPAVYLNADGKSVPVLHTGKSGIYVGEMVLTLTEK, via the coding sequence ATGAAACATATGTATTCCTTGGCAGCCCTGCTGCTTTTCATGCTCCCCGCATCGGCACAGCAAGAGGGGCGTGTCATTACTGAAGAACCCCTTTGCCTGGTGTCCGCCGATTCTGTATCGTCCGGCCAATCCGGAAAACAACTGTTTATCCTGCACACCAGCGATACGCACAGCCGTATAGAACCCATCAGCGCCGAGGCTGCCGACGAGTATGCCGGGATGGGCGGTGTGGTGCGCCGTGCCGGTTTTGTAAAGCAGTTTCGCGGCAAGCATCCGGATATGTTGCTGCTGGATTGCGGAGACATCTCGCAAGGTACCCCTTATTATAACTTTTTCAAAGGCGAGCTGGAGGTCAAGATGATGAACCTCATGGGCTATGATGCCATGACGATAGGTAATCATGAATTTGATTTCGGACTTGAGAATATGGCGGAATTGTTCCGTATGGCGGATTTTCCCGTGGTCTGTTCCAATTATGACGTGACGGGTACGGTACTCGAAGGGCTGGTGAAGCCTTATATCACCTTGGTGCGCGAAGGGGTGAAAATCGGAATCTTCGGCCTGGCCCCTAAGATGGAAGGGCTGGTGCAGGCGGATAAATGCATAGGCATTGTCTACAACGACCCGATAAAGGTGGCCCAGGAAATGACAGACCTTCTCAGGGAGAAGGAGAATTGCGAGGTTGTGATTTGCATGTCTCATTTGGGTATCCGCAGTGCAAATCCCGAAGGCGCTTCCGACGAGAACCTGGTAGGCAAGACGCGTGGCATTGATGTCATTTTGGGAGGACATTCGCATACTTTTATGGAAAAGCCTGCCGTTTATCTGAATGCGGACGGCAAGAGCGTTCCCGTGCTGCACACCGGAAAGAGTGGCATCTACGTAGGAGAAATGGTACTTACTTTAACTGAAAAATAG
- a CDS encoding 5'-nucleotidase C-terminal domain-containing protein has protein sequence MKKQTFSLLAGAVLAVALLLVSCHSSYEVTKVEGGRIPMNSVWDAEPDAEAVALLAPYKARMDSVMYHVVGTAEMSMDRFRPESLLSNLIADVLREAAVEVLGKPADMGLINIGGIRNSLTEGDITTENIYEILPFENSLCVLTMKGSAMKHLFENIAVRLGEGVSGIQLEISKDGKLLQASIAGKPVEDDRDYTVATIDYLADGNDGMTAFLQADKRECPDGATLRGLFMKYVEKQTAAGKKVTSRMEGRVVVKE, from the coding sequence ATGAAGAAACAAACTTTCAGTCTCCTTGCGGGGGCAGTGTTGGCGGTTGCACTTCTATTGGTTTCCTGCCATTCTTCCTACGAAGTGACCAAGGTAGAGGGAGGCAGAATTCCCATGAACTCTGTCTGGGATGCCGAGCCGGATGCCGAAGCCGTGGCTCTGCTGGCGCCTTACAAGGCCCGGATGGACAGCGTTATGTATCATGTGGTGGGAACCGCAGAAATGTCGATGGACAGATTCCGGCCCGAAAGCCTTTTATCCAATCTGATTGCAGATGTACTGCGTGAGGCTGCGGTGGAAGTGCTGGGCAAACCGGCCGATATGGGGCTAATCAATATCGGTGGAATCCGGAATTCCCTGACGGAAGGAGATATCACTACCGAAAACATCTATGAGATATTGCCTTTTGAGAATTCGCTCTGTGTGCTGACGATGAAAGGCTCTGCCATGAAGCACTTGTTTGAAAACATTGCGGTGAGACTTGGTGAAGGGGTGAGTGGTATACAGTTGGAAATCAGCAAGGATGGCAAGCTGCTCCAGGCTTCCATTGCCGGCAAGCCGGTGGAGGATGACCGTGACTATACGGTTGCCACGATTGATTATCTGGCTGATGGAAACGATGGAATGACGGCTTTCCTGCAGGCGGATAAAAGGGAGTGCCCGGATGGGGCTACACTGCGTGGTCTGTTCATGAAGTATGTGGAGAAGCAGACGGCAGCCGGCAAGAAGGTGACTTCGCGCATGGAGGGAAGAGTGGTCGTTAAAGAGTAA
- the rplS gene encoding 50S ribosomal protein L19 produces MDLIKIAEEAFATGKQHPSFKAGDTVTVAYRIVEGNKERVQLYRGVVIKIAGHGDKKRFTVRKMSGTIGVERIFPIESPAIDSIEVNKVGKVRRAKLYYLRALTGKKARIKEKRVNG; encoded by the coding sequence ATGGATTTAATTAAAATTGCAGAAGAAGCATTTGCTACCGGAAAACAGCACCCGAGCTTCAAGGCAGGTGACACTGTAACAGTAGCATATCGTATTGTCGAGGGTAACAAGGAACGTGTACAGCTGTACCGTGGTGTTGTTATCAAGATTGCCGGACATGGAGACAAGAAGCGTTTTACAGTACGTAAGATGTCAGGAACCATAGGCGTAGAACGTATTTTCCCGATTGAATCACCGGCTATCGACAGCATCGAAGTGAACAAGGTGGGTAAAGTTCGTCGCGCTAAACTGTACTACCTGCGCGCTCTTACCGGTAAGAAAGCAAGAATCAAAGAAAAAAGAGTTAACGGTTAA
- a CDS encoding ROK family protein gives MNSNMEKPYVVGIDIGGTNTVFGIVDARGTIIASSSIKTGAYEDVNDYVDEVCKNLLPLIIANGGVDKIKGIGIGAPNGNYYSGTIEFAPNLPWKGVIPLAAMFEERLGIPTALTNDANAAGIGEMTYGAARGMKDFIMITLGTGVGSGIVINGQMVYGHDGFAGELGHTIIRRENGRLCGCGRHGCLETYCSATGVARSAREFLTKSTEPSLLRDIPAENITSKDVYDAAVKGDKIAQDIFEFTGTILGEALADFIAFSSPEAIVLFGGLAKAGDYIFKPIQKAIDDNVLNIYKGKTKLLASELKDSDAAVLGASALGWELRDIK, from the coding sequence ATGAATTCAAACATGGAAAAGCCCTATGTAGTGGGCATTGACATAGGCGGAACAAACACCGTCTTTGGTATTGTAGACGCACGCGGAACTATTATTGCAAGCAGTTCCATCAAAACCGGAGCTTATGAGGACGTCAATGATTACGTAGACGAAGTTTGCAAGAATCTGTTGCCGCTCATTATTGCCAACGGTGGAGTAGACAAGATAAAAGGTATCGGTATCGGTGCTCCTAACGGAAACTATTACAGCGGTACTATTGAGTTTGCCCCGAACCTTCCCTGGAAGGGTGTAATTCCTTTGGCTGCCATGTTTGAAGAGCGCTTGGGTATCCCTACCGCTTTGACAAACGACGCCAATGCTGCCGGTATCGGTGAAATGACTTACGGTGCGGCTCGTGGTATGAAAGACTTTATCATGATAACTCTTGGCACCGGTGTAGGTAGCGGTATCGTTATTAACGGTCAGATGGTATATGGCCATGACGGTTTTGCCGGAGAGTTGGGACATACTATTATCCGTCGTGAAAACGGACGTCTCTGCGGATGCGGACGTCACGGCTGTCTGGAAACTTATTGTTCGGCTACGGGTGTGGCGCGTTCTGCACGTGAGTTCTTGACCAAGAGTACCGAACCGAGTTTGTTGCGCGACATTCCGGCAGAAAACATTACTTCCAAGGATGTGTATGATGCAGCGGTGAAGGGTGACAAGATTGCTCAAGACATCTTTGAGTTTACCGGAACCATCTTGGGTGAGGCTTTGGCTGACTTCATCGCTTTCTCCAGTCCGGAAGCTATCGTGTTGTTCGGTGGTCTGGCAAAAGCGGGAGACTATATCTTCAAGCCTATCCAGAAAGCTATTGACGACAATGTATTGAATATCTACAAAGGTAAGACCAAGTTGCTGGCTTCCGAGTTGAAGGACTCTGATGCTGCAGTGCTGGGTGCCAGTGCGTTGGGCTGGGAGCTGAGAGATATCAAGTAA
- a CDS encoding ABC transporter ATP-binding protein: MIQLKDINKTYNNGAPLHVLKGINLDIQKGEFVSIMGSSGSGKSTLLNILGILDSYDTGEYYLNGTLIKNLSETKAAEYRNRMIGFIFQSFNLISFKNAVENVALPLFYQGVSRRKRNALALEYLDRLGLKEWAHHMPNEMSGGQKQRVAIARALITQPQIILADEPTGALDSKTSVEVMQILKELHDTGMTIVVVTHESGVANQTDKIIHIKDGIIGSIETNLNHDASPFGKDGFMK; encoded by the coding sequence GTGATACAACTAAAAGACATTAACAAGACCTACAACAACGGAGCACCGCTGCATGTGCTCAAAGGTATCAACCTCGACATTCAGAAAGGCGAATTTGTTTCCATCATGGGCTCATCGGGTTCGGGAAAGTCCACTTTACTCAATATACTGGGTATTCTGGATAGTTACGACACGGGGGAATATTATCTGAACGGTACCCTCATCAAGAACCTCAGCGAAACGAAGGCAGCCGAGTACCGCAACCGTATGATTGGTTTCATCTTCCAGTCCTTCAATCTCATTTCCTTCAAGAATGCAGTGGAGAATGTGGCGCTTCCTCTCTTTTATCAAGGAGTGAGCCGCCGCAAACGTAATGCGCTGGCACTGGAATATCTGGACCGCCTGGGGCTGAAAGAGTGGGCACACCACATGCCAAATGAGATGTCCGGTGGACAGAAACAACGTGTAGCCATCGCCCGTGCCCTCATTACCCAACCGCAGATTATCCTTGCCGATGAACCTACCGGCGCGCTCGACAGCAAGACTTCCGTAGAGGTGATGCAGATTCTAAAGGAACTGCACGATACGGGCATGACCATCGTAGTCGTGACCCACGAAAGCGGTGTTGCCAACCAGACGGACAAGATTATCCATATCAAAGACGGTATCATAGGTAGCATCGAGACGAATCTGAACCACGATGCAAGCCCGTTCGGAAAAGACGGATTCATGAAATAA
- a CDS encoding ABC transporter permease yields the protein MIDLWQEIYGTIKRNKLRTFLTGFAVAWGIFMLIVLLGAGNGIIHAFEQNASERALNSIRIFPGWTTKSYDGLKEGRRVQLDNRDMDDTEKQFTENVISAGATVRQSNVNVSFGQEYINISLLGVYPNYTEVETVKTADGRFINYNDLKDRRKVIILHKKSADILFGKTHTEPIGQFVNASGVAYQVVGLYNDQGDREANEAYIPFSTLQTIYNKGDKLNNIIFTTKNLHSIESNEAFEKEYRKAIATNHRFDPTDESAIWIWNRFTNYLQTQNAMGILRTAIWVIGIFTLLSGIVGVSNIMLITVKERTREFGIRKALGAKPFSILWLIIVESVTITTLFGYIGMVAGIGVTEWMNSAFGSQTMDAGMFQQTMFSDPTVDLSIAIQATLTLIIAGTLAGFFPAKKAVSISPIEALRAD from the coding sequence ATGATAGACCTTTGGCAAGAAATATACGGAACCATCAAACGCAACAAACTGCGTACATTCCTGACGGGCTTTGCCGTGGCATGGGGAATCTTCATGCTCATCGTGCTGCTCGGAGCCGGAAACGGTATCATACATGCCTTCGAGCAAAATGCGTCGGAGCGTGCCTTGAACTCTATCCGCATCTTCCCCGGCTGGACCACCAAGTCATACGACGGTCTGAAAGAAGGACGCCGCGTCCAACTGGACAACCGGGACATGGATGACACGGAGAAGCAATTCACCGAAAATGTCATCAGTGCCGGTGCCACCGTGCGTCAAAGTAATGTAAACGTCAGCTTCGGACAAGAATATATCAATATCTCTCTGCTGGGCGTATATCCCAACTACACCGAAGTGGAAACCGTGAAAACAGCGGACGGACGTTTCATCAACTACAACGACCTGAAAGACCGACGTAAAGTCATCATCCTCCATAAGAAATCTGCAGATATCCTTTTCGGAAAAACGCATACTGAACCCATCGGACAATTTGTCAATGCCAGTGGAGTGGCCTATCAAGTAGTAGGCCTCTACAATGACCAGGGAGACCGCGAGGCAAACGAAGCGTATATCCCCTTCTCCACCTTGCAGACCATCTATAATAAAGGAGACAAGCTGAATAACATCATCTTTACAACCAAGAACCTGCACAGCATAGAAAGTAACGAAGCCTTTGAAAAAGAATACCGCAAGGCTATTGCCACCAATCACCGCTTTGACCCCACAGATGAGAGCGCCATATGGATATGGAATCGTTTCACCAACTATCTGCAGACACAGAATGCAATGGGTATCCTCCGGACTGCAATCTGGGTTATCGGTATCTTCACACTGTTGAGTGGGATTGTCGGCGTGTCGAACATAATGCTGATTACCGTGAAAGAACGTACCCGGGAATTTGGTATCCGTAAGGCATTGGGAGCAAAACCTTTCTCCATCCTTTGGCTGATTATTGTGGAAAGCGTGACTATCACTACGCTATTCGGTTATATCGGTATGGTGGCAGGCATCGGGGTGACGGAATGGATGAACTCTGCTTTCGGTAGCCAGACGATGGATGCCGGCATGTTCCAGCAGACCATGTTCTCCGATCCTACCGTAGACCTCAGTATTGCTATCCAAGCTACCCTGACCCTTATCATAGCGGGTACGTTGGCTGGGTTCTTCCCGGCTAAGAAAGCGGTAAGTATCAGTCCTATTGAAGCACTTAGAGCAGATTAA
- a CDS encoding ABC transporter permease — translation MRIDIDTCEEILITITRNKTRSLLTAFGVFWGIFMLVALIGGGQGMQEELKSQFEGFATNSGFIAAQKTSEAYKGFRKGRWWDLEMEDVDRVRNVDGVALATPSIALWGQVAVYGDNKYDCSVKGLYPEYEQIEHQEMTYGRFINDVDIKESRKVCVIGKRVYESLFKPGEDPCGKYVRVNGIYYRVIGMCSSEGNVNIQGQASEAITLPFSTMQQTYNLGKKLHVVCFIMKPGVKVKDVQPEVERLVKAAHYIAPDDKQAVMLLNAEAMFSMMDNLMIGVRFLIWMVGLGTLFAGAIGVSNIMMVTVKERTTEIGIRRAIGARPKDILQQILSESMVLTTIAGMAGISFAVFVLQILEKAANDPGVIKTHYQVSFGLAIGTCILLIALGVLAGLAPAYRAMAIKPIEAIRDE, via the coding sequence ATGAGAATAGACATAGATACGTGTGAGGAAATCCTCATCACAATAACAAGGAACAAAACGAGAAGCCTGCTTACGGCGTTCGGCGTATTCTGGGGTATCTTTATGCTGGTGGCGCTTATCGGTGGCGGCCAGGGCATGCAGGAAGAACTAAAATCCCAGTTCGAAGGATTTGCAACCAACTCGGGCTTTATCGCTGCACAAAAGACAAGCGAGGCTTATAAAGGTTTTCGCAAAGGACGATGGTGGGATTTGGAGATGGAAGATGTGGACCGTGTACGCAATGTGGACGGTGTGGCGCTTGCCACGCCTTCCATTGCCTTATGGGGACAAGTGGCTGTCTACGGAGACAACAAGTACGACTGTAGTGTGAAAGGCTTGTATCCCGAATATGAACAGATAGAACATCAAGAGATGACCTATGGACGTTTCATCAATGATGTCGACATTAAAGAGTCGCGTAAAGTGTGTGTAATCGGCAAACGTGTTTATGAAAGCCTCTTCAAACCCGGTGAAGACCCCTGCGGCAAATATGTCCGGGTAAATGGTATCTATTACCGGGTTATCGGAATGTGTTCATCCGAAGGCAATGTCAATATACAAGGGCAGGCCTCTGAAGCCATTACATTGCCTTTTTCCACCATGCAACAGACCTACAACCTCGGAAAGAAACTGCATGTAGTATGTTTCATCATGAAACCGGGAGTAAAAGTGAAAGACGTGCAGCCCGAAGTGGAACGTCTTGTAAAAGCGGCGCACTACATTGCTCCCGATGACAAACAAGCCGTCATGCTTCTGAATGCGGAAGCTATGTTCTCCATGATGGACAACCTGATGATTGGAGTGCGCTTTCTAATCTGGATGGTAGGTTTGGGGACGCTGTTTGCCGGAGCTATCGGCGTATCGAATATCATGATGGTAACCGTCAAGGAGCGTACAACGGAAATAGGCATACGCCGTGCCATAGGTGCCCGTCCTAAAGACATTCTGCAACAAATTCTTTCGGAAAGCATGGTGCTGACCACTATAGCGGGTATGGCAGGTATTTCTTTTGCCGTATTTGTACTGCAAATACTTGAAAAGGCCGCCAATGACCCTGGAGTTATCAAAACCCACTACCAGGTTTCATTCGGACTGGCTATCGGAACCTGTATCCTCCTCATCGCATTAGGAGTGCTTGCCGGACTGGCACCTGCCTATCGCGCCATGGCAATCAAGCCAATTGAAGCCATCAGGGATGAATAA
- a CDS encoding efflux RND transporter periplasmic adaptor subunit, translating into MKTKKFLKIALLVVIAALFIWTFVFLYQKSQPKVIVYETIVPEVTDLEKTTVATGKVEPRDEVLIKPQISGIIAEVYKEAGQSVKQGEVLAKVKVIPELGQLNSAESRVRLAEINAAQAETDFARTQKLYNDKLISAEEYEKGEVSVKQAREELQTAKDNLEIVKEGITKNSASFSSTLIRSTITGLILDVPIKVGNSVIMSNTFNDGTTIATVANMNDLIFRGNIDETEVGRVHEGMPVKLTIGALQNLSFDATLEYISPKGVEENGANQFEIKAAIAAPDSVQIRSGYSANAEIVLDRAQKTLAVPESTVEFNGDSTFVYVMTDSVPVQKFERRPIQVGMSDGIKIAIKSGISAQDKIRGAEKKD; encoded by the coding sequence ATGAAAACAAAGAAGTTTCTGAAAATCGCATTATTGGTAGTAATTGCTGCCTTATTCATTTGGACATTCGTTTTTCTGTACCAGAAGTCCCAACCTAAAGTAATAGTATACGAAACGATAGTTCCGGAAGTGACAGACCTTGAAAAGACTACCGTAGCCACCGGCAAAGTGGAACCGAGAGATGAAGTCCTTATCAAGCCGCAGATTTCCGGTATTATTGCCGAAGTATACAAGGAAGCAGGACAAAGTGTGAAGCAAGGGGAAGTGCTTGCCAAAGTAAAGGTGATACCCGAACTGGGACAATTGAACTCTGCCGAAAGCCGCGTACGATTGGCGGAAATCAACGCTGCCCAAGCCGAAACGGATTTCGCCCGTACCCAGAAACTGTACAACGACAAGCTTATCAGCGCTGAAGAGTACGAAAAAGGGGAAGTAAGCGTGAAGCAGGCACGCGAGGAACTGCAGACAGCAAAAGATAACCTGGAAATTGTAAAGGAAGGCATCACCAAGAACAGCGCCTCTTTCAGTAGTACCCTGATCCGTTCCACCATTACCGGTCTGATTCTGGATGTACCCATCAAAGTCGGTAACTCGGTTATCATGAGTAACACTTTCAATGACGGAACCACCATCGCTACCGTTGCCAACATGAACGATTTGATTTTCCGCGGCAACATTGACGAAACGGAAGTGGGCCGTGTGCACGAAGGCATGCCGGTGAAACTGACAATCGGCGCCCTGCAGAATCTTTCGTTCGATGCCACACTGGAATACATATCTCCGAAGGGTGTGGAAGAAAACGGTGCCAACCAGTTTGAAATCAAAGCTGCCATTGCCGCACCGGACAGCGTACAGATACGTTCCGGCTATTCTGCCAACGCAGAAATCGTATTGGACCGTGCCCAGAAAACGCTTGCCGTACCGGAAAGTACCGTTGAATTCAATGGTGACAGCACCTTTGTATACGTAATGACGGACAGCGTACCGGTACAAAAGTTCGAACGCCGCCCCATCCAGGTCGGCATGAGTGACGGCATAAAGATTGCCATCAAAAGCGGTATCAGTGCCCAGGATAAGATTCGCGGTGCAGAGAAAAAGGATTAA
- a CDS encoding TolC family protein translates to MNKKIFLYLAIFGSISVQAQERWSLRQCIDYAIEHNISIRQTANAAEQSAVEVNTAKWARLPNLNASAGQSWNWGRTQTAIKNEDTGDYSTVYVNTSSHGTNMSVNTSIPIFTGLEIPHQYALAKLNLKAAIADLDKAKEDIAINIASAYLQVLFNEELHQVALGQVQLSKEQYVRISRLADLGKASPAELAEAKARVAQDEMNVVQTNNNYKLALLDLSQLIELETPEGFNLESPAVNLDLVPLTPPDEIFQTAMVSKASIQAAQFRLEGSKHNIRIAQSNYYPQLSLNGSLGTNYYSTIDRTFSQQMNDNFNKYVGFNLSVPIFNRLSTRNRVRTARLQRENYALQLDNAKKTLYKEIQQAWYNAAAAESKYTSSHTATVASEESFKLMSEKYENGKANAVEYNEAKQNLMKSQSDELQAKYDYLFRTKILDFYKGEPIE, encoded by the coding sequence ATGAATAAAAAGATATTCTTATACCTCGCAATATTCGGCAGTATCTCAGTGCAGGCGCAGGAACGATGGTCTTTACGCCAATGCATAGACTATGCCATCGAGCATAACATCAGTATCCGCCAGACAGCCAACGCTGCCGAACAGAGTGCTGTCGAAGTAAATACAGCCAAATGGGCACGACTGCCGAACCTGAATGCCAGTGCCGGCCAGAGCTGGAACTGGGGACGTACGCAAACAGCCATCAAAAATGAGGATACGGGAGACTATTCCACTGTATACGTCAACACCAGCAGCCACGGCACTAATATGTCTGTCAATACCAGCATACCTATCTTTACCGGTCTGGAAATTCCCCACCAGTATGCATTGGCCAAACTAAACCTCAAAGCTGCCATTGCCGACCTGGACAAAGCCAAGGAAGACATTGCCATCAATATAGCTTCGGCCTACCTTCAGGTGCTGTTCAATGAAGAGCTCCACCAGGTGGCGTTGGGACAAGTGCAATTGAGCAAAGAGCAATATGTCCGCATCAGCCGGCTTGCCGACTTGGGAAAAGCCTCTCCGGCAGAACTGGCAGAAGCCAAAGCACGTGTGGCACAAGACGAGATGAATGTAGTGCAGACAAACAACAACTATAAGTTGGCCCTGCTCGACCTTAGCCAGCTTATCGAACTGGAAACACCGGAAGGGTTCAATCTGGAATCTCCGGCAGTCAATCTGGATTTAGTCCCTCTCACTCCTCCGGATGAGATATTCCAAACAGCCATGGTGAGTAAGGCTTCCATACAAGCTGCACAGTTCCGCTTGGAAGGCAGTAAACACAATATCCGTATTGCCCAGAGCAACTACTACCCGCAACTGAGCCTGAACGGTAGTCTCGGTACGAATTACTATTCTACCATCGACCGTACTTTCAGCCAGCAGATGAACGATAACTTCAACAAATATGTAGGATTCAACCTCAGCGTACCTATTTTCAACCGTCTCTCTACCCGTAACCGGGTACGCACGGCACGCCTGCAACGTGAAAACTATGCCTTGCAATTGGATAATGCCAAGAAGACACTTTATAAGGAAATCCAACAAGCATGGTACAACGCCGCTGCTGCCGAAAGCAAATATACCAGTAGCCATACAGCCACCGTTGCCAGCGAAGAGTCTTTCAAGCTGATGAGCGAAAAGTATGAGAACGGAAAAGCAAATGCCGTAGAATACAATGAAGCAAAACAGAACCTTATGAAATCCCAATCAGACGAATTGCAAGCCAAGTATGACTATCTGTTCCGTACCAAGATTCTGGATTTCTATAAGGGAGAACCGATTGAATAA
- a CDS encoding DUF4476 domain-containing protein — protein sequence MIRHLILSVCLVLVAFPAIKAAPIDGIRIESPYRRVVVLVDGQQVCLPTFSCFVANLRGSCRVEVYEAPSRGENSRRGKLLYDERVHCSINEVEDIFIPEDKRPGGNWGTSNHHKPGRPGDRPLGGEQHEPVMSPSAFEQFMGLMEKQSFDSDRKEVLDHALLTSWFTTDQCIRLMDFYRFDSEKKQLMKKIYPKIADKPNFYYAIDKLTFSSDKNEINAFIKQYHEKNN from the coding sequence ATGATACGTCATTTGATATTAAGTGTTTGTCTAGTTCTGGTAGCGTTTCCCGCAATAAAAGCGGCGCCCATAGACGGAATCCGTATAGAAAGTCCATACCGTAGAGTGGTGGTACTGGTCGACGGACAGCAGGTTTGCCTGCCTACTTTCAGTTGTTTTGTAGCCAATCTGCGTGGTAGTTGTCGGGTAGAGGTTTATGAAGCGCCATCCCGTGGGGAGAATTCCCGAAGAGGAAAACTCCTATATGATGAACGTGTGCATTGCTCCATCAATGAAGTGGAAGATATTTTCATTCCAGAGGACAAAAGACCTGGTGGAAACTGGGGTACTTCTAATCATCACAAGCCTGGCAGACCCGGTGACAGGCCGTTAGGAGGCGAGCAGCATGAACCGGTGATGTCACCATCTGCCTTCGAACAGTTTATGGGGCTGATGGAAAAACAGAGTTTCGATTCAGACCGTAAGGAAGTGCTCGACCATGCCTTGCTGACCTCTTGGTTCACTACTGACCAGTGTATCCGTCTGATGGATTTTTATCGTTTCGACAGTGAAAAGAAACAGTTGATGAAGAAGATTTATCCTAAAATAGCCGATAAACCGAATTTCTATTATGCGATAGACAAGCTGACCTTCTCGTCGGACAAGAACGAGATAAATGCCTTCATCAAACAATATCATGAGAAGAATAACTAA
- a CDS encoding CvfB family protein — translation MSIELGKYNTLEVVKEVAFGMYLDGGEEGEILLPSRYVPQDCKVGDKLNVFIYLDNEERLVATTLTPLVQVGQFACLEVAWINQYGAFLNWGLMKDLFVPFREQKMKMQVGKKYVVHAHLDDESYRIVASAKVDRYLSKEKAAYESGQEVDILIWQKTDLGFKAIINDEYSGLLYESEIFQPLHTGMRMKAYVKQVREDGKIDLLLQKPGQAKVEDFSATLLDYICEQGGRIALNDKSPAEEIYATFGVSKKTFKKAVGDLYKKHLVVLEEDGIRIRN, via the coding sequence ATGAGCATTGAGTTAGGAAAGTACAATACGCTGGAAGTGGTGAAGGAGGTAGCCTTCGGCATGTATCTGGACGGTGGCGAAGAAGGTGAAATTCTGCTTCCGTCGCGTTATGTCCCCCAAGACTGTAAGGTGGGAGACAAACTGAACGTTTTTATATATCTTGATAACGAAGAACGTCTGGTAGCCACTACTCTGACACCGTTAGTGCAGGTCGGGCAGTTTGCCTGCTTGGAGGTGGCGTGGATAAACCAGTATGGTGCTTTCCTTAACTGGGGATTGATGAAGGATCTTTTCGTCCCCTTCCGCGAACAGAAAATGAAGATGCAGGTGGGAAAGAAGTATGTGGTTCATGCCCATTTGGATGATGAAAGCTATCGTATCGTGGCATCGGCCAAGGTAGACCGTTATCTTTCCAAAGAGAAGGCCGCCTATGAGTCGGGGCAGGAGGTGGATATCCTGATTTGGCAGAAGACGGATTTGGGATTCAAGGCGATCATCAACGATGAATATAGCGGCTTGCTATATGAGAGCGAGATATTTCAGCCACTGCACACGGGCATGAGGATGAAAGCCTATGTGAAGCAGGTACGCGAAGACGGCAAGATAGACCTGCTGCTTCAAAAACCGGGGCAGGCTAAAGTAGAAGATTTCTCAGCTACGTTGCTGGACTATATCTGTGAACAGGGCGGACGGATAGCTTTGAATGACAAGAGTCCGGCAGAAGAAATCTATGCAACTTTCGGTGTCAGCAAGAAAACCTTCAAAAAGGCTGTGGGAGATTTGTACAAAAAACATCTGGTTGTATTGGAGGAAGATGGAATCAGGATTAGGAATTAG